The DNA window TCATTTTCTGATTCCTGTAGACATAGAGGGCGATTGCGCACATCACGAAGAGTATGAAAAACGCGAAAACGATGTTTTCGTTCGTGTGTAGCCAGTGTACAACGCCGTGTGTCGGGTGATGAAGTGCCTGATTGGTCAGAGTTATTACGTTTGGAAGCTCAGGAGCACCCTCGGAGGCATGCTCGGCTGCATGCCCGGCGGCAGCATGGACCGTATCGGCAACATGTTCGCTCTTAGACGACAGAATCATCCACAGAGGCAATAGCTTCATTGCTGTGCTCCATTCTTACTGTCGGCCATTTTCATCCAACGTGCGCTGGCAAGCTCGCGACCGATGACTTTCAAAACAACTATTGCAAAAAGAAGCGTAAATCCGACAAGAAGTGAGGTTACCGGGACTATGTCTGCTTTGAGTATCAGGTATCCGATCAAGTAGAGTATGGGAAACTTGATAGCAGAAAATAGAAAAATCGAAACCGGTCTTCTATCGCGCAGAGTGACTGTCTGTTCGATAAGTCCTCTAACAAACCAGAGATTCACGCAGTTGAAGACCAATCCTATAGCAATGCCGAGCGAATAGTTCCAGTCGTAGTAGACAGCGCCAAAAATCAATATGAACGCCGAGACTACAAGTGAAGTCTTTATTACTCTGCCGATAAACTCAAGACCCATTGCAAGCGATCCGTTTGTGTTGAACAAGCCTCACTCAGAAAGTCACTGTTCGTTGCTCTCACGCGAAACCTGTTTAACTATCCTGTAGACTTCTTTTCCTGCAGCTATGAAACCGAAGAGAATCAGCACCCACATCAGGTATGGTTCGGTTTCGAATTTTTTATCAAGCCAGTGCCCGACGAAGTAACCGATCAAGGGCCCGACCGCCATGATTGCGGGGATTACACCGATAAGCGATAACTGTCGGTAGAGCTTGGCTTTCTCCTTCTTGTCGTTGTTGTTTCTCACCACGAAAATTTGGATGCTAATATAAAGGCGCATACGGGGATGTCAAGTATTTTGTGAAAAAAATAACAGACTCGTGAGGGTTATCAGCGCATACCGACACAACCACCGCACACCCGCCGTCGCAACACACTGCAATATAGAGAGTTACAGCGCACGACCATAAGAGCATCAAACTGGACTGGCGGGAGGACTGTCGAGATTATGCCAGCATTGCATGTGTCCCGCGCCCCGGCGGTGCTGTCAGGAGACTGTCGTGTGATTGTGAGATTGAACGCCGACAGTTTGAGTTTCGCTTAGGCCGGATGGGAAGCCGTCGATGTAACGTTTTAGGTAGATCGTGAATTTCGTCCCGCGCCCCGGCGATAAGTCGACTTCAATCCGTCCACCAAGATTCTCCAGAATTCGTCTCACTATCGGCAGGCCGAGTCCGGTGCCTCTTTTTTTCGTAGAGAAGAAGGGCTCAAAAATCCTGTTCTTGACAGATGGGGGCAATCCGGGACCATTGTCTGCGACGGACAGTCTCACCCATTCAAGATCGGCTGGTTCTTTGGCAGAGCCTCCCCTGTCAGGATTTTCAATCTCGACTACAATCGTGCCATTTGAGTCACCGATGGCTTCTACGGAGTTCATCAATAGATCAAGCATGAACTGCTTGAACATATCCTCATCGCCGGCAATGTACTCGGTCGTGCTGAACGGTTCGTACTCGAGGTTGATCCCGTCGTGATACGCGGTGTGATGCCTCACAATGTCGAAAACGTCAAGGATCAGATGATTGATTTCCACTTTTGTGAATGTCGGACGTTTCACACGAGCGTAATCGAGGAATTCGCGGAGTATGTCGTTGAGTCGGGATGATTCCTTCAGGATCAGATTCATCAGACGATCGTTTTCGCCCACAAGCATCAGCTCATTTTGAAGAACTTCGACCGAGCCCGATATCGCTGCCAGAGGGTTGCGAATTTCGTGAGCTATGCTGGCGGCCAGCTCACCGACAGCCGCAAGACGATCCGCCCGCCGCATCCTTTCTTCGGTTTCCTTTGCACTGGTAAGATCCTGGAATACAGCTACCACACCCCGCACGCCGAAGCGATCATCCCCGAGAATCGAGGTCGAAATCCCTACAGGAATCTCTGCCCCATCCTCTCTTTGTATCGATATCTCTGCTCTAATATCCTGCTGGGACGATTTAAGAACCGCGAGCACTCTCTCGGCGAATTGCGGCATCCTCTCCCTAAAGACATTGAGGCAGTTCTTCCCCTTGATTTCACGTTCCCTGAATCCAGTTATCTCTTCCGCGGCTTCGTTGAAGTAGACAATCCTTCCGGAGTTGTCGACAGTAATCAAACCTGAACGAAGATGTCTTAGAATCTCATCTGTCTCCAACCTAACCTGCTTCAGATTTTCCGATGCGGTCAGCAACTGACGATCCTTCACTCTCACCCTGTCAGCAAGATAGCCCGCTATGAAGGCAGTCAGATAGAATATGCAGAGATGGATGAATACGGTGAAAAAGATGTCATCATTCGCAGTATAGAGATTCTTCAGCACCCCCAAAGTAATCGTCTCACTCACGACTGATCCGCTTGCAAGCCAGATGGCAGCCGAATACGCTACCGACGCCAAAGTCGCTACAGCCAGCGTTCCGACAAGTCGGTATGCCAGAGACGCCGAAACGATAGTCAGCAGAAACAAACCTGCAAAGGGGCTGGAGAGATGTCCCGAATTATATACAATGACCGATTCGAGGCAGAGTTCTGCCGTCAGTTGCATGAGAATCAGGGGACGATTAAACGCGGAAAGGAAGCCGCGTTTCCTGAGCAGCATAGATGTGAAGAAGACAAGCGTGACAACGCTGTAGATCAGAAGCGGCCGGAACACCTCGAGTTGAGTGCGCATAGACAGCAGAATACTTCCGAACACAACCAGAAATACGACAAGCCTGAGAGGTAAGAACCAGGTGTTGTAGACATCAAAATGTTGAGTTCGTTCTCTGCGCATGGCACACAAAAGCATCTCCGGCCTTAACCGGAGATGCTCTTTCTGGATCTAAGTCTTCTAATTTATCTTACCGATGATATCGAACATCGGCAGATACATTGCAATCAGAATTCCACCTATTACGGCGCCCATCACGACGATCACAACAGGCTCAATCAGCGATGTCAGCGCTGCCACCGCAGCATCCACTTCTTCGTCATAGAAGTCTGCTATTTTGTTGAGCATATCGTCAAGACCGCCCGTCTTTTCACCGACTGAAATCATCTGTACGACCATCGGAGGAAATACACCCGACTCTTTCAGAGGCCCGGTGATCGTATCACCTTCGGCGATTGCCACGGTCGCTTTCTTGATTGCATCATGCACAACTCTGTTGCCGGCGGTTCTGGCAGTCGTATCAAGAGCGTCAAGAATCGAAACACCCGATGAAATGAGCGTACCGAGAGTTCTCGAGAATCTCGCCACGGACGACTTGCGAATCAGAGTACCGATAGCCGGGATTCGCAACTTTAATTTGTCAATTTGCAGGCGTCCGTTAGAAGTTCTGCCAATCAATCTGTAGGCTACTACCATCGCAACGATAGCCAAAATGAATGCCCAGAAGTACTCATTCAGGATGTTTGAGACATTGAGCACGATCTGGGTCGGCGCAGGCAACTCGGCACCAAGATCTGAGAACATCTTCGCGAACACCGGGACGATGAATTTCAACATAGCCACGGTGACACCGATAGCAACAATGGAGACCACGATTGGGTACACCATCGCGCCTTTCACCTTGCGAGCGAGTTGATCCGCCTTTTCGCGGTAATTCGCGAGCCTTA is part of the Candidatus Zixiibacteriota bacterium genome and encodes:
- a CDS encoding ATP synthase subunit I; its protein translation is MFNTNGSLAMGLEFIGRVIKTSLVVSAFILIFGAVYYDWNYSLGIAIGLVFNCVNLWFVRGLIEQTVTLRDRRPVSIFLFSAIKFPILYLIGYLILKADIVPVTSLLVGFTLLFAIVVLKVIGRELASARWMKMADSKNGAQQ
- a CDS encoding AtpZ/AtpI family protein; its protein translation is MRLYISIQIFVVRNNNDKKEKAKLYRQLSLIGVIPAIMAVGPLIGYFVGHWLDKKFETEPYLMWVLILFGFIAAGKEVYRIVKQVSRESNEQ
- a CDS encoding type II secretion system F family protein, with translation MPVFEYKGKSVTGVAVQGQLKAKNKADLQRMLRSNRILVTSVSRKASELNIKIGTGIKKIHISRFTRQFSTMIGAGLPMVQCLDILSQQMEAAELRKIVGQIKESVQSGTTLSEALRKHKKVFDDLYVNMVEAGEVGGALDTILVRLANYREKADQLARKVKGAMVYPIVVSIVAIGVTVAMLKFIVPVFAKMFSDLGAELPAPTQIVLNVSNILNEYFWAFILAIVAMVVAYRLIGRTSNGRLQIDKLKLRIPAIGTLIRKSSVARFSRTLGTLISSGVSILDALDTTARTAGNRVVHDAIKKATVAIAEGDTITGPLKESGVFPPMVVQMISVGEKTGGLDDMLNKIADFYDEEVDAAVAALTSLIEPVVIVVMGAVIGGILIAMYLPMFDIIGKIN
- a CDS encoding PAS domain S-box protein; the protein is MRRERTQHFDVYNTWFLPLRLVVFLVVFGSILLSMRTQLEVFRPLLIYSVVTLVFFTSMLLRKRGFLSAFNRPLILMQLTAELCLESVIVYNSGHLSSPFAGLFLLTIVSASLAYRLVGTLAVATLASVAYSAAIWLASGSVVSETITLGVLKNLYTANDDIFFTVFIHLCIFYLTAFIAGYLADRVRVKDRQLLTASENLKQVRLETDEILRHLRSGLITVDNSGRIVYFNEAAEEITGFREREIKGKNCLNVFRERMPQFAERVLAVLKSSQQDIRAEISIQREDGAEIPVGISTSILGDDRFGVRGVVAVFQDLTSAKETEERMRRADRLAAVGELAASIAHEIRNPLAAISGSVEVLQNELMLVGENDRLMNLILKESSRLNDILREFLDYARVKRPTFTKVEINHLILDVFDIVRHHTAYHDGINLEYEPFSTTEYIAGDEDMFKQFMLDLLMNSVEAIGDSNGTIVVEIENPDRGGSAKEPADLEWVRLSVADNGPGLPPSVKNRIFEPFFSTKKRGTGLGLPIVRRILENLGGRIEVDLSPGRGTKFTIYLKRYIDGFPSGLSETQTVGVQSHNHTTVS